The Oryctolagus cuniculus chromosome 13, mOryCun1.1, whole genome shotgun sequence sequence tctgtttACATGCATTGAAAAAAAAACCACGCATCATAGTATGGCTCGATGAATTTCACCGAACTTAGCCTTGCCAGGTAACCATCATGCAGCCAGCAACCAGAATCCTTCCTTGCACCCATTTCTAGTCACTGTACCCTGCTCCCCAAAGTAGCTGCTCTCCTGGCTTCTAATAGCTTACGTTCCTGGTGCGTTTCGGCATCTTTCCCATTGGCTTATGAAAGAGTGAGCACCTGGCGGGGCCCTGTGGAGGCCCCTGGTGCTTGAGCACACGGTGAGTCAGGAAGGGCCCAGGAGCCCCTGTGGGTGAGGAAAGAGGACTTCAGCAGCCCCGGGGACACCATCTCTAAACGAGCCACAGGGAACCTAGGCCATAGCCTTCCCAGACCCAGAcactgctgagaaagaactgcgaTTCTGCTGATACCCGTACGGAGTCCATGTCCTAAGCCTTCTCTCcctgtttttgatttttagacCATCTCAATTTTTGAGGAACGAGCCCACATCCTTTATATGTCCTTAGAAAAGCTCAAGTTTATTGACGACCCAGAAGTGTACCTCCGAAGGTCTGTCCTTATAAATAATTTGATGAAAAGGATCCACGGAGAAATCATCATGCAGAATAACTGGTGCTTCCCTGCCTGCTCCTTCAGCGGCGCCTCCGCCCAAGAGTGGTTTATGACGCAAGACTGCCCTTACCGAAAACGACCCCGGATGGCCAAAGAGGAGTGTGAGAAGTTCCATGCCTGCTGCTTCTACCAAGAGTGTGGTGGTCACTACCTAAATTTACCCTTCTCTGTCAATGCTAATGTCGGAAGTGCCTCCAACAccgcctcctcttcttcctcttcctcttcctctccccctctaccATTACCGAGTTGTTCCCACCAGGTGGATTTTGATGTAGGCAGTGCACCTGTGTACAAGAGTGATGGCCAGATACCTGCCAATGAAATCTTTGTTACTAATGTCAGGTCACTAAATGATGAGAAAGCAAATAATGACACCAGCAGAGATGGTGGCCCCCTCAGCCATGAACCTGTGGGAAATGACCTTGCTTTTGAGTGCAAAGGccaattttatgattattttgagACTGGatataatgagaaaaacaatgTCAGTGAGTCTTGGAAAAAGTCCTTAAGGAAAAAGGAGCCTTCACCGAGTAGCAAACTGTGCTGCAGCAAAGGAAGTAAAATATGAGCCATCTTTGCCCCAAAACTTTGACGCATGCCCAGCATGATCAATTAGctctcataaattttattttgaatggattttataGTTTTGTACAACTGATAAAATTATGCCATGAACATGCCGTGTCATTTTAATGCCTGAAGAGCAGATTGCATAAAACATCTGTAAAGTAGGCATCAGCAAGCTACTTATCAATGTGGTGATTTTACCAAGAAAACAGTTGACTTAATGCAGAAGAGTGTATCTTAGTTTTCTTACAGAAGAGACAAATAGATTAGATGGGGGGTGGAGACAATGTGCCCCTGTGACATCCCCCAAGGAGCCTGTCACTAGCTAAGAACCTTCAACATGGTTGCCAATTAATTAGATGGTTATTTGGCAAGCAGATCAATGTAACCAGAAAAGGATGTCTGCTTCTTCTACGTGAtacagttatttttttctaaagaaaagacTGAAGGCAGGGAGCTAGGTGAAATGGCTTCATGGTGCTGTTAAATATTGGTATTTAGCAGTCTTGTGATGTGCAAATGGGATGTGATGGCATGAAACACACCTGTCTCGGGGCGAAAGTCTACAGTCCGCGGAGGCCATGTTCCCTGCAGCTTCCTGACTTGCCTGTGATGGGTGTTGAGGCTTGGAGAGAGGCGGTATACAGGGCGATTCTTGGTGCCTTACTTTATCTTAATTTTTGCCAATGTGAAAATTAAGGATGAATCAGAGTTATAGCAGGGATttaacaaacaggaaaaaaaaaaaacagggtggaTCAGTATGGTTTGGGAACTGTTAACTTTGAACTATTGTGTTCAACTTTTGATTCGacatctctcttcttcctttatttttgatGCCTGATTGCGTTTGGATTTGGCATTTTTTGATAGGGACGGAGGGAACAATAGGGAGAGCTGTGAGAAACCAGCACTTGCTGCTTGAGCTCTTCTATGGCAATGGCCTGTTGCTGGGGTTTGGATTTTCTGGGTTTTGGGTTGTTTCTCTTTGGTTTGTTTCTTGTCCAATGAAGTTCATGAACCAGTGGCATGCATTATCTTTTCGTCTGTTTTGCATCATTTCACTTGTTTAGATTATCAAAGCAT is a genomic window containing:
- the SERTAD4 gene encoding SERTA domain-containing protein 4, yielding MTLVLSMNRFCEPIVSEGAAEIAGYQTLWEADSCRGLSPPGPAQAPSQGDRGAGPPLAGSHYRGISNPITTSKITYFKRKYVEEEDFHPPLSSCSHKTISIFEERAHILYMSLEKLKFIDDPEVYLRRSVLINNLMKRIHGEIIMQNNWCFPACSFSGASAQEWFMTQDCPYRKRPRMAKEECEKFHACCFYQECGGHYLNLPFSVNANVGSASNTASSSSSSSSSPPLPLPSCSHQVDFDVGSAPVYKSDGQIPANEIFVTNVRSLNDEKANNDTSRDGGPLSHEPVGNDLAFECKGQFYDYFETGYNEKNNVSESWKKSLRKKEPSPSSKLCCSKGSKI